In Streptomyces chartreusis, the following proteins share a genomic window:
- a CDS encoding futalosine hydrolase, giving the protein MVLQAGKGQLTTSVVRVLVATAVPAERDAVAGAFALPGAEVIAAGVGPALAAAGTATALTRAALEGAPFDLVVSAGIAGGFAPDAPLGSLVVADEITAADLGAETPDGFLPVTELGFGTVTHRPPEALVREIAAATAARPGAVLTVSTVTGTAVRAAWLRERHPTALAEAMEGFGVAEAAGAHRTPVLELRAISNPVGPRDRAVWRIGDALAALADGFGKLAPVLESWNPHDQ; this is encoded by the coding sequence GTGGTCCTTCAAGCTGGAAAAGGACAGCTGACCACGTCTGTCGTCCGTGTTCTCGTAGCCACCGCGGTCCCCGCCGAGCGGGACGCGGTGGCCGGGGCGTTCGCACTGCCCGGCGCCGAGGTGATCGCCGCCGGTGTCGGCCCCGCGCTGGCGGCCGCCGGCACGGCCACCGCCCTCACCCGGGCCGCCCTCGAAGGCGCCCCCTTCGACCTGGTGGTCTCGGCCGGCATAGCGGGCGGCTTCGCCCCCGACGCCCCCCTCGGCTCGCTCGTCGTCGCCGACGAGATCACGGCAGCCGACCTCGGCGCGGAAACCCCGGACGGCTTCCTGCCGGTCACCGAGCTGGGCTTCGGCACCGTCACCCACCGTCCGCCGGAAGCACTCGTACGGGAGATCGCGGCCGCCACCGCCGCCCGCCCCGGCGCCGTCCTCACCGTCTCCACCGTGACCGGCACCGCCGTGCGGGCCGCGTGGCTGCGTGAGCGCCACCCCACCGCCCTGGCCGAGGCCATGGAGGGCTTCGGCGTCGCCGAGGCCGCGGGCGCGCACCGCACGCCGGTGCTGGAGCTGCGCGCGATCTCCAACCCGGTGGGCCCCCGCGACCGCGCCGTGTGGCGCATCGGCGACGCGCTGGCCGCGCTGGCGGACGGTTTCGGGAAGCTCGCGC
- a CDS encoding DUF2771 domain-containing protein, producing the protein MTTLQSVVRRRRALAAAGAVSAGLLVLSACDKPTPLATVTVGTASVHSEATCGGEGETLKTTDLAQCLKDKDIESIKVDPDDTVRFGVDPDIADEGWTILMNGQPLTDSSTKTYRTVPGSVFFNAQYGASGDSTLVTIKEGEQNVTGLWSFKLEKDS; encoded by the coding sequence ATGACCACGCTGCAATCCGTTGTGCGACGCCGCCGCGCGCTCGCCGCCGCCGGCGCCGTTTCCGCCGGACTGCTCGTCCTGTCGGCCTGCGACAAGCCGACGCCGCTGGCCACGGTCACCGTCGGCACCGCCTCCGTGCACTCGGAGGCCACCTGCGGTGGTGAGGGCGAGACCCTCAAGACCACGGACCTGGCGCAGTGCCTGAAGGACAAGGACATCGAGTCCATCAAGGTGGACCCGGACGACACCGTGCGCTTCGGTGTCGACCCGGACATCGCCGACGAGGGCTGGACGATCCTGATGAACGGCCAGCCGCTCACCGACTCCAGCACCAAGACCTACCGCACCGTCCCGGGCAGCGTGTTCTTCAACGCCCAGTACGGCGCCAGCGGCGACTCCACGCTGGTGACCATCAAGGAGGGCGAGCAGAACGTGACGGGCCTGTGGTCCTTCAAGCTGGAAAAGGACAGCTGA